One window from the genome of Cryptomeria japonica chromosome 6, Sugi_1.0, whole genome shotgun sequence encodes:
- the LOC131069799 gene encoding protein FEZ isoform X2 yields MDQRNELDGGEDVMLPGFRFHPTDEELVAYYLRRKVQQTPPSIDLIKQLDIYKFNPWDLPKMGRIGEKEWYFYCPRDRKYRNSNRPNRVTTAGFWKATGTDRPIYSSDGTNCIGLKKSLVFYKGRASKGIKTEWMMHEFRLPSCNTPNDSWALCRIFKRSTVAQRGPHHLWTPSMVDRPFESSCNNNYSYTNIMDIPQSEEGTSTTNSTPYHITPAVDHHCTHDLCKSNSCPLPTSSTSLPNLMPTIDALQTYCQPEDSNSNDNTDAYMYYQQLQSEGFFNNSILGSTSPPENINATSFLSFGSNLYDAVMSKNPSPWDIPLSALI; encoded by the exons ATGGACCAGAGAAATGAGCTAGATGGTGGAGAGGATGTAATGCTTCCAGGATTCAGATTTCATCCTACTGATGAGGAACTTGTTGCATATTATCTACGCAGAAAAGTGCAGCAGACCCCTCCGTCTATTGATCTCATCAAGCAGCTGGATATCTACAAATTCAATCCATGGGACCTTCCAA agatggggagaataggagagaAAGAATGGTATTTTTACTGTCCAAGGGATAGGAAGTATCGGAACAGCAACAGACCCAACAGGGTCACCACTGCTGGGTTCTGGAAGGCTACAGGGACTGATAGGCCTATTTATTCTTCTGATGGGACTAACTGTATTGGGCTTAAGAAATCTCTTGTCTTTTACAAAGGGAGGGCTTCCAAAGGGATTAAAACGGAGTGGATGATGCATGAGTTTCGTCTTCCCTCCTGCAACACACCTAAT GATTCTTGGGCTCTATGTCGCATATTCAAGAGAAGCACAGTAGCACAGAGAGGTCCTCATCATCTGTGGACGCCATCGATGGTGGACAGACCATTTGAATCAAGCTGCAACAATAATTACAGCTATACCAACATCATGGACATCCCTCAGTCTGAGGAAGGAACTAGTACTACAAATTCTACTCcctatcacataacaccagcagtAGATCATCACTGTACCCATGACTTATGCAAATCAAATTCATGCCCTCTGCCCACAAGCTCAACATCTCTCCCCAATCTG ATGCCCACCATTGATGCTCTCCAGACATATTGCCAGCCAGAAGATAGCAATAGCAATGATAATACAGATGCTTACATGTACTATCAACAACTGCAATCAGAGGGTTTCTTCAACAACAGTATACTTGGCAGCACTTCCCCACCAGAGAATATAAATGCTACAAGCTTCCTATCATTTGGGTCCAATTTGTATGATGCAGTGATGAGTAAGAACCCTAGTCCATGGGACATTCCTCTTTCAGCCTTAATCTAA
- the LOC131069799 gene encoding putative NAC domain-containing protein 94 isoform X1: MDQRNELDGGEDVMLPGFRFHPTDEELVAYYLRRKVQQTPPSIDLIKQLDIYKFNPWDLPKMGRIGEKEWYFYCPRDRKYRNSNRPNRVTTAGFWKATGTDRPIYSSDGTNCIGLKKSLVFYKGRASKGIKTEWMMHEFRLPSCNTPNDSWALCRIFKRSTVAQRGPHHLWTPSMVDRPFESSCNNNYSYTNIMDIPQSEEGTSTTNSTPYHITPAVDHHCTHDLCKSNSCPLPTSSTSLPNLVLSNTSDHFHFGDTDTSVVKPSLSFMGHTMLQMPTIDALQTYCQPEDSNSNDNTDAYMYYQQLQSEGFFNNSILGSTSPPENINATSFLSFGSNLYDAVMSKNPSPWDIPLSALI; this comes from the exons ATGGACCAGAGAAATGAGCTAGATGGTGGAGAGGATGTAATGCTTCCAGGATTCAGATTTCATCCTACTGATGAGGAACTTGTTGCATATTATCTACGCAGAAAAGTGCAGCAGACCCCTCCGTCTATTGATCTCATCAAGCAGCTGGATATCTACAAATTCAATCCATGGGACCTTCCAA agatggggagaataggagagaAAGAATGGTATTTTTACTGTCCAAGGGATAGGAAGTATCGGAACAGCAACAGACCCAACAGGGTCACCACTGCTGGGTTCTGGAAGGCTACAGGGACTGATAGGCCTATTTATTCTTCTGATGGGACTAACTGTATTGGGCTTAAGAAATCTCTTGTCTTTTACAAAGGGAGGGCTTCCAAAGGGATTAAAACGGAGTGGATGATGCATGAGTTTCGTCTTCCCTCCTGCAACACACCTAAT GATTCTTGGGCTCTATGTCGCATATTCAAGAGAAGCACAGTAGCACAGAGAGGTCCTCATCATCTGTGGACGCCATCGATGGTGGACAGACCATTTGAATCAAGCTGCAACAATAATTACAGCTATACCAACATCATGGACATCCCTCAGTCTGAGGAAGGAACTAGTACTACAAATTCTACTCcctatcacataacaccagcagtAGATCATCACTGTACCCATGACTTATGCAAATCAAATTCATGCCCTCTGCCCACAAGCTCAACATCTCTCCCCAATCTGGTATTATCAAACACCAGTGATCATTTTCATTTCGGTGATACTGATACTTCAGTTGTAAAGCCTAGTCTTAGTTTTATGGGTCACACAATGCTGCAGATGCCCACCATTGATGCTCTCCAGACATATTGCCAGCCAGAAGATAGCAATAGCAATGATAATACAGATGCTTACATGTACTATCAACAACTGCAATCAGAGGGTTTCTTCAACAACAGTATACTTGGCAGCACTTCCCCACCAGAGAATATAAATGCTACAAGCTTCCTATCATTTGGGTCCAATTTGTATGATGCAGTGATGAGTAAGAACCCTAGTCCATGGGACATTCCTCTTTCAGCCTTAATCTAA
- the LOC131069854 gene encoding putative NAC domain-containing protein 94, which translates to MEQKNELDQGDEIMLPGFRFHPTDEELVAFYLRRKVQKRPLSIELIKQLDIYKFDPWDLPKMASIGEKEWYFYCPRDRKYRNSNRPNRVTTAGFWKATGTDRPIYSSDGTNCIGLKKSLVFYKGRAAKGIKTDWMMHEFRLPTQLPVSSPSKRPLDKDLPPNDSWAICRIFKKSTVAQRVPHHMWTPPMVDRSFESSCNNNYSYNNIMDIPQPKAGTGDVQTHPASTNAIPSSIMAGTEEFQFLNQQQPTNMAFGSCKFSHAKSIPCFLPARSLSLPNLEYSNTSDQSHYNEHSAEKSTLNFVSYMLQMPPPADDAQKTQNLSPDVCTDHQQQQEAEAFLKKNKIFNSIPMPGNISLCNSLPFQSNLYDVLKGVSTNQWDIPTSAIL; encoded by the exons ATGGAGCAGAAAAATGAGTTAGATCAAGGAGATGAGATAATGCTACCAGGGTTCAGATTCCATCCTACTGATGAAGAACTTGTTGCATTTTATCTGCGTAGAAAGGTGCAGAAGAGGCCTCTGTCCATTGAGCTCATCAAACAGCTTGATATCTACAAGTTTGATCCATGGGACCTTCCAA AGATGGCGAGCATAGGAGAGAAGGAATGGTATTTTTACTGTCCAAGAGACAGGAAATATCGCAACAGCAACAGACCCAATAGGGTTACCACTGCGGGGTTCTGGAAGGCTACAGGGACTGATAGGCCTATTTATTCTTCTGATGGGACCAACTGCATTGGACTTAAGAAGTCTCTTGTCTTTTACAAAGGGCGGGCCGCCAAAGGGATTAAGACAGATTGGATGATGCATGAGTTCCGTCTTCCTACCCAGTTGCCTGTCTCCTCTCCTTCTAAAAGACCTCTCGACAAGGATCTGCCCCCCAAT GATTCTTGGGCTATATGTCGTATATTCAAGAAAAGCACAGTAGCACAGAGAGTTCCTCATCATATGTGGACACCACCAATGGTGGACAGATCATTTGAATCAAGCTGCAACAATAACTACAGCTATAACAACATCATGGACATCCCACAACCCAAGGCAGGCACTGGAGATGTACAAACACACCCCGCTTCTACAAATGCCATACCGTCTTCAATAATGGCAGGCACTGAGGAATTCCAGTTCCTGAACCAGCAACAGCCCACAAACATGGCCTTTGGCTCTTGCAAATTCAGCCATGCCAAATCAATTCCATGCTTTCTTCCTGCAAGATCGCTATCTCTGCCAAATCTGGAATACTCAAACACTAGTGATCAATCTCATTACAATGAGCATTCAGCAGAGAAAAGCACCCTTAATTTTGTGAGTTACATGTTGCAGATGCCACCTCCTGCAGATGATGCCCAGAAGACTCAGAATCTCTCTCCTGATGTCTGTACtgatcatcaacaacaacaagaagcaGAGGCTTTTCTTAAGAAGAACAAAATATTCAACAGCATTCCCATGCCAGGGAAcattagcctctgcaactccttgCCATTCCAGTCCAATCTGTATGATGTATTGAAGGGTGTGAGCACTAATCAATGGGACATTCCCACCTCTGCGATATTGTAA